AGTCTAATCTGTAGTAAAATTATTAGGTTAAAAAGCTTGGATGCAGATTAGTGGTTGATTCTGTGATGAAATCCCCTATCAAAATAGGGTAGTAATATTCCAAACAAGTCAACTTTATTTTGAGCCTTCCAAAAGATTGAGTAGATAAGTtaacacaaaaatatttcaatttcttttttccacTTTTGATAATGCAAATCATATTCTGCATTTTCTTCCCTCATTTCTATCACACGAGCAACTATATAGAATAATGCAATCCTACCCATAAGTAGTTTGATAGAtgtggtttattttattttaatttaaattatttttagccCTACTAAGTTATAGTTGGAAAAGTACAATCGTACCCATAAGTAGTTTGATAGAtgtggtttattttattttaatttaaattatttttagccCTACTAAGTTATAGTTGGAAAAGTAGGcatcattaaatttatttcatataatttattgtCTTTTGCTACTCATTCTATTGCATGAGTACATGATCTATTATGCTTTGCAATTGGCAGGTATGAGTCAACGCTTATTGATGAAATTATTGAGAACGTTCATGGAAACTTACCTAAGATTTTAGGTGTTAACGAGAACATTGTTGGAATGGATTCTCGTTTGGAAAAACTAATATCATTGTTAAAGATTGAGTCGAATGATGTTCGCATGGTCGGGGTTTATGGTCTTGGTGGAATTGGTAAGACTACCATCATCAATGCTCTTTATAACCGAATCTCACATCAATTCGAAAGTGTTAGCTTGCTCACAAATGTTAGGAAAGAATCCACAGAAAATTCTGGTCTTCTTAAGTTACAACAAAAGCTTCTTGATGATACTCTAAGGACAAGAGGGCAAATAGTTTTAAAGAATGTTTATGAAGGTATCAAAATAATAAGGGATAAGCTTTCCTCAAAAAAGGTTCTTGTTTTTCTGGATGATGTAGATGAGCCGACACAATTAGAACACTTGATTGGAAAGCATAATTGGTTTGGTTTAGGAAGTAGAATCATCATTACTACTAGGAAAAAAGATTTGCTAACTAGGCACCAAGTGAATGATATGTATGAAgttgagaaattaaattttcatgaaGCTCTTCAACTTTTTTGTCGTTATGCCTTTAAAAAACATCATCTGAAGGAAGGTTATGGAGATCTCTCTCATCAAGTGGTACGATATGCTGATGGTCTTCCATTAGCACTAAAAGTTTTGGGTTCTCTATTATTTGGAAAGAGACTACCAAATTGGAAAAGTGAATTGCGGAAGCTGGAAAGGGTGCCTAACATAGAAATTATACATGTGCTTCAAATAAGTTTTGATGGATTGGATTATACACAAAGGATGATATTTCTCGACATTGCATGTTTCTTTAAAGGATGTGATGTGAAAAAAGTTTCAAGAATATTGGATGCTTCCAAATTCAATGCTGAAAGTGGAATACATGCTCTCGTTGATAGGTGTTTCATAACCATTTCAAAGGACAACACAATAGATATGCATGATTTGTTAGCTCAAATGGGCAAGGGCATTGTTGATCAAGAATGTCCTAATGAGCCAGGAGAGAGGAGCAGATTATGGAGACATACAGATATTTATCgagtattaaaaagaaatacggtaagatatatatatatatatatatatatatatatatatatatatatatagaaaatatgttttgttcaagaagttatttatctttatcaccTTAGTAAGGATTTATATGTATTGtgcttttctaattttttactcttattatcTAGGGGACTGAAAAAATTGAAGGGATATTCCTTGATGTGGACAAATCAGAACAGATACAGTTTACATGCAAAGCTTTCAAAAGGATGAATAGACTTAGATTGCTTGCCGTCTCCCACAATCGCATACAACTTCCTGAAGATTTTGTATTTTCGTCTGATGACTTAACATGTCTCAGTTGGGATGGATATTCTTTAGAATCTCTACCATCAAACTTTCATCCAAATGATCTTGCTCTCCTCAAATTGAGCAATAGTGACATAAAACTACTTTGGAAAGGAGACATggtatgattattatttatttatgcttttgtttcataatatttttaaatttttaaaaattgatttattaatagaAATTCTATTTTGTTCCAGTGTCTTAGAAATTTAAGGTACATCGATCTCAGTCATTCGCAACAACTTATTGAATTACCAAATTTCTCAAACGTGCCAAATTTGGAGGAACTTATTCTTTCAGGTTGTATAATTTTACTTAAGGTTCACACACATATAAGAGTGTCATAaaactaacttttttttttccttgaattttatAGGGTGTGTAAGCCTCGAGAGTCTTCCTGGGGACATTCATAAGTTGGAACACCTTTTAACTCTTCGTTGCAGTGGCTGTTCAAAACTAACtagttttccaaaaatcaagTGCAACATTGGAAAACTAGAGGTGCTTAGTTTAGATGAAACAGCTATTAAAGAGCTACCATCATCGATTGAACTTCTAGAAGGTCTTCGCAACTTGTATTTGGACAATTGTAAAAACCTTGAGGGTCTCCCGAACAGCATTTGTAATTTGAGATTTCTTGTAGTTCTAAGTCTTGAAGGCTGCTCAAAACTTGACAGATTGCCGGAGGACCTGGAGAGAATGCCATGTCTAGAGTTTCTTTCCTTAAATTCTCTCAGTTGTCAATTGCCTTCTTTGTCAGGTTTATCTCTCTTAAGGGAACTATATTTAGATCAATGCAATCTAACACCAGGAGTAATAAAGAGTGATAACTGCTTGAACGCATTGAAAGAATTAAGTCTAAGAAACTGCAATCTAAATGGAGGAGTCTTCCATTGTATTTTCCATCTATCCTCACTGGAAGTATTAGATCTAAGTCGGTGCAATCCAGAGGAAGGAGGAACCCTCAGTGACATCCTTGTGGGTATCAGTCAACTCTCTAACCTTAGAGCCCTTGACTTGAGTCACTGCAAGAAGCTTTCACAAATTCCAGAGCTTCCTTCAAGTCTGCGACTGTTAGATATGCACAGCTCAATTGGGACCTCATTGCCACCTATGCATTCTCTGGTGAATTGCCTCAAATCAGCAAGTCAGGTATGATTTTCTTGTGTTAGCATACAATGTTTGTATAAATTGTATGTATTCCTGTATGTTGGCATATTTTGGCTAGAAATTGTCTTTTCCATGTAAATTAACTAGCATAGATATTGTATGATATATAATGCTAGTTGTTTTGTTAGCTTCTTATGAATTTGATGGAGCAAATGGGGTTGGAAATATGGTGAGTCGGGAGGAGCTACTGCCTGCCAGCTCACAAGTGTTTCCTTTATAGCCCTGGAGTGAATGGAGTTGATCATATAAGACCATTTGTTTTCACTGGTGGAGGGAATTGAGCTTGAAAATGGGATTGAAAGGATAAGCTAATTGTTCCAGGTTGCTCGTTAATAGGGTTTCACTACTGCAGATTGGAGTTCACATGTAATGTGAGTGAAAGACCGGAGTGATTTGAGAAGCATTTTTCATGAAAGAGTTGAAACAATGGGAATCATCTAGGACATATTTTTCTAGACCATGGAAACAAATGGCTGGAAGCGAAAAAACATTTGTTGAGTTAGTTGGATGCTCCTCCACCTTGAAATTTGCATGACAATAGGCCCATAAGGGTGTGCCTTTTGTCCCTCGGCACTAAGTTGGTTCTACTCTCATTTCCAAAATGAAGAGTAAGAGAAACTCTTGGTGGGAGATTTTGAAATGTGAGAGAGCTTTACCTTAATTGAGATTCTAAGAGTGAATTTGAAGTTACAATTTCAGTTCTCTAAATCTACATGAAGATGTTGCTACAAGTGAAAACATCTTCTTATTTTGGTTCTCTGAATCTATATGAAGAAGAAGTTGCTTTGCAaatagaatttttgttttatagttTTTGGAGATCACTTCAATGAGATAATGAAGGTGATTCTGTTGTAATGTAATTAGTGGAGGAGAAGAGAACTCGTGGTAATTGAAGATAGTTGAAGGAGGCTATGGCGAGAGATTGGTGGTGAGCACATGATGAGCCATATTGAAGCATATCAAAAAGAGGTGTGGATTGAAGAAATAGTCACTCTGAGGATTCCTTAAGGGGATTGGTGATTGATCTGGGAGGACTTGTAGGCAAAACTGGATTTATATTCATAGTGGATTTGCAACAACAAAGGCACccattgttatttatttatttatttcctttctccACTTAGAGATTTTTTATGTTATGTCTTGTGCAATATTTGTGTGCTTGTTTGCTGAGATTTCATTAGAGACATTTTAGCCTGTGACCTTGTGCTAATCACTCAATCACATTCATGTGCATATGTTATTTGATCATCTAAAAAAGATCTCAAGTTCATAGCATACTCtcttaaaaactcataaatcaTATCGAAACATGTTTGCTTATGTTCTCAATATGGATAAACTATATTCTCTTAAGATGGAAATTCACCGAGAAGGAACCTTTATAGGTAGACCTCCATACTTCAAAGGAGATAATTATGCTCATTCCAAGGTAAAACGGATATACTTCCTGAAAATGAAGTCTGACAGAGATTGGAGTTCTGTTCAATTTGGTTGATATCCTGATATGGTGCTAGGGTAGGAAAAACTATGTAAAGTTGGGATAGGTAAAGGAATGAATTTCAAATGATCAcaacaaaaacattttctaaatatattattgaaatcATGGACATTGTGAATGCTGATTTTCAATCTATGTAAGATCCCTGAATATACCTGATTCCAAGGTTACCTGAAAACTGTTAAGATCCCCTCTGATCATTTTAGACCTGAGGTCATAACACTAGAGGAATGGAACACTGTTGATTCAATTAAGCTAGATGAGATAGTTGGCTCCCTTCAATTGGAGATGACCCCAAGTGTtcctaagaagaagaaacatTAACATTGCACTAAAAGTAGATGAACATGCATCTGAATCagaataggaataaaaaatgaccaatatttgaaatttataggCTTGATAACCTTTCAAAAAGTTCAAAAAGCTTCAAGAAACAAAGGATAACCTATTCGAGACCACAAACAAGGGAAAAGAAATgtgataaaaagataaaaaacactaaaaagaTCTAGTTGATTCAAAGTTTCTTCTACTGTGTCAAGAAAGGTCACTTTCTTGAATGTCAAAAGGATAAGGTCATAGAAGTAATTTGGTATGATTTTGATGAAGAATGTAGAAATTTTATTGCATTAATTTGCTGGGAACATGCATAAACATAATTATGATTTATTGTCACATGACGTTGATGATATTTGTGTCTTTTGAGCATGATAAGCCTGAGGAAATTGTTAATATACTTGCTACCTTCTATATCACTtttcaatgaaaagaaaaatgttaaatttgaaACTGATCTTGAATCTGAAATTTTTGAAGGTTCGTCTCATGATACAACATATTTGGAAGAAAAGTTGTCATTTGAGATTGCCAAGGAAGCCTTGTATGATCAATGCCTTAAgatgaaaattgtgaaagttGGATGAGAATAAAAGAAGTACGAGAGAAGACTTCCTTGCTTGAAAAAAATCCCTTTCCTTGAAAATGAGCATGGTACcttgttaaaaaatttgaatgtcTTACAATCTAATTATGAGCCACGTAAATCAAAATTGACTAAATTGAAAGAAATCTGATCTAGCTCCATTCCTTTGTCcataaaaaaagttgaatgTAAGCCAAAGTTATTCTTCAATACTTAGCCAAACTGAATGCTCAGGTAAAATGAAAtgtaaattaaagaaaatattgcaaGATCATCATAAAGCTTGCAAGACTAAGAAAATCCAACAATAAAACACCAAACTTAGTGCAAAGTTTTAGATCCTCAAAGATTAAGGCtttgtttaggatttttttttttgaaaaaaataattcttaaaaaaccaTTATTGAAAAAAGTCGCCCATTGGAAAGAAAAACTGGGTAAAGAAGGAGAACCAAAAAACCTTAATTAACCATAGGGCCTAAGAGCTAGAGAAAAACACGTTTTGGATTTTGAGAGTGGCTACTCTAGTTGTATGACACAGAACTTAGATCTTCCTTGACTTTTGAACTCGTAGAAGGAGTTGGTTGTATTTGGGAATGGTAAAAGCAACAATGAACTTAGAGTCTTTCTCCACATTTGAACCTATAAAGGGAATTTTGGTTGTATTTGGGGATGGTTGGATTACATATAACCAACTTGAAACCAAAAGGTACCATAGAAGGTCCAAATTTACCTATCCTCAAGGAGTTACTATATATTGAGGGATTGAAAAACTTAATTAACGCAAGTTAAATTTGTGATTGTATGTGCTTTGTTCATTTTACTCAAAATTAGTGTCTATTCAAGGATGTGTGTTGGTAAGAAATagaatttttgatattttttgttatgCCTTTGTACGCCTCTCTACTTCTTCCTCATCATCTATTGCACATAGTTGTAAAATGTGAAATTTACATCCAAGGACATATAGCATTGTATGATAGTGCATTTAAACTCTAATGATTTGTCTAGGATTAcaaataaagaacaaattaaagcAATTCCCATTTAGGAAAGCCTAAAAATCCTATTTATTCTATCTAGGAAAATGAATTCACATGAGTGAGAGAAAAAGACGATTTTCTCTTCTAGGATCTTAGAGATGTTGCATGTGGATTTAATGGGTCCTATGAGAGTGCAATGCCTAGGAAGAAAGAAGTACATCCTAAGATTCAAAGTGTTATGCTTTcaaatgatgaataaaaatggattttcaataaaaaataatagaggaAAGGAGTTTATAATTCTGACTTCTAGAGTTTTTGTGAGGAGAAGGAAATTAAAGAAGAGCTTTCAACATCTAAAACTTCATAGAAAAATGAAGTTATTGAAACGAAATATAAAGTGCTCCGAGAGATAGCACATGTTATATTGTATTTCAAGAACCTATTTGGTTATTTGTGTTAAAATATAGCCCTtgcaagcaagacatgatgtaacaaatttagGCTTGAGTTTTCACTAATTTATCTTTGTTcacattgatattgatttgagtattcatgcATGCATTAGTGGTATTGTACATGACTAAAATGCATTAGAAGTTACGCGGAAGATTtaagttatgggttccttgcaagatttatgatttgttcatagttggttgatggatttagacaaTCCATTTGAGATTATAGTacactaccttctaattggagggatgatttgTCTTAGTCATTGGGATGAGGTTTTTAAGGTGAGTGCATTAGTATATATGATTATACATTAGACAAAATttacaatgaatcatgacattagcTATTGAGGTGCACTTGAGATCCTCTTGCTATCAACTATGCAAGTAAAGAAGGTATTGAAGAATAAGCAAATGACCTACTTGGCTATATTAAAGGAGGAAAAGAATGATACAATAAAGGAACTCATTCGCAAGGTAATTGAGGTGGTACTTGAAGAGTTCTAGTATGTGATGTCACTAGAAGTGACAATTCATGTTGGTGGATCATGTTCACAATGTGTTAAAGCAAAGACACttgattaaataaatcaattcaaacataacacaaaaataataattaggttAAAAGAATGAACTCGGGCataacctaattattaaataagtaacATGTCATATAGtccatttaataataatgtcctatttaataataatgtcaaGTTAGATCTTGtttaaattaatatgattaACTTCCCAATCTGACATGTTTATAACTTAATTAACCTacttattcaaaatcaagttttaaatgAGTCAAATGTGGGTTAAATAGGTTATGGTTATAATCTAGTTACTTAACATCATTATTACACACCTCAATTTAGGTGAAATTTGTATTATGTAATTTGactaaaaaaaacaacctatttattaaacaagttaTTTAGGTTTACACAAATTTGACCTAAACATGATTATACTCAACCCAAACCCACTAAAAACGCCTCGGGTTCAAGTCTGGTTGACAAATTGTATCAAACTTTGCCGTCCTTAGATGCTATTAAAGTTACATAAGAAACTCACATAAATAAGGGAATGGGAGCACAAAATTGACTTAGAGCCAGGAGCTAAGCCCCTTGCCATAGGGGTCCCATAGGATGGCACTGCCTAATTTAGAAGAACTAAGGAAACAACTTAAGGAGTTGCTTAACATGGGATACATCCAACAAACTAAAGCTTCACATGCCACACCAATATTATTCTAAAAGAAACATAATGGATCCCTCTGAATGTGTATAGATTATCGAAGACTCAACAAGGTGAAAGTGAAAAATATCTTATTCTGCTTGTTAACAACTTGTTTGATCAACTTAGTAAAGGAAGGGCCTGACAAAGTTAGATTTGAGATTAGGCTACTACCAAGTCATGATTGTTCGAATGGAACAAACCTAAAACTAGGTGTCCAATATGGTTCCTATAAATTTCAATCCTTGttcaaatttcctttttccaCAAACTTTCTTGCAATACGAAATTaccttttatttgaattatatatGCACCACTCTTTctctaataaatttaaaaaataaactattaaataagtaatacttatatattaaataatttatccaAATACTATACAAAATAGTcattaattatagaaaaatagttttttttttattaaagtacaaaaaacatttgatattgctaaaggatgaaaaaataactatttgatatcttattttaaaatgtgagtttaataattctaatttgaaagatataaacaaaatttataaaaatctaagaataacatataaattttaaagcatacataccattttaaaattttgtgataaaaatttatttattaatttaaaaattgtaatgaatacataaaataagaataaaaaaaatttacaaaaaaagaaaaaagaaaaaaattgtttctcatTCTTgacattgataatttttttttacttttaattttttttttctcatttgtatagctattatagtttttttgaTGATTCATTTACTAAGAATTTTGAtttcccttatattttatttcaaataactagtacatttttttaaatattttattctttataatttttaaattacattttttttaattataattttttttttaaaaaaaagaaggatgTAAATAAGTGTTGATAACTTTATAAAGtttgtattgaattttttttttttgttaagtttttatttattttgataagagtataaaaaaataataatagtttaagATGAGTATAAGGATAGAAATAATGTTAAGTTCAATAAAAGTTTATTATACCTCCTTAAACATCAATTAATTCATGGAAGAGATGACGAAAGTCTCTTCAAATTGTGATGATAAAATTAAGGATCATGAGtttaaataatgagaattatagtttaatataataattattaggaAGTTAAAATGCCCTCACATGCTTTTATATTCATggataaaatgaattaaacctTTCTTTAGcaaattctgaaatttctaGTGTGAATTTCCACTAGGATTTGAGGGAATGTTTTAGTTCATTAGACGCTCCACCTTGAAACTTGCATGGAAAAAAGCCAATAAGTGTGTGCTACATGTCTCTCGCCTCATGGGATTAAGAGAAACATGAGGAGAAATTTTTCTGTGAGTTTTTGAAACTTGAGCGAACTTTGTCTTTAAGATTCTGAGAGTTAAGTTGAAGCTACAATTCTAAGATCTCTGAATCTGTATGGAGAAGAAGCTACTACAAGTGAAGAAGAGATCTGCTTATTCTACTCACTTACGGTTTCAGTTTCCCCT
This genomic stretch from Vitis riparia cultivar Riparia Gloire de Montpellier isolate 1030 unplaced genomic scaffold, EGFV_Vit.rip_1.0 scaffold818_pilon_pilon, whole genome shotgun sequence harbors:
- the LOC117910684 gene encoding disease resistance protein RUN1-like isoform X2: MASPSIQRPSSSSTSHSQWSYDVFLSFRGEDTRKSFTDHLYSALIRNNIGTFRDDEELPRGEEIAPELLKAIEESRIAIIVFSKTYAHSKWCLEELVKIMECKEEREQIVIPIFYNVDPSEVRKQTGICGEAFTRHEENADEERKEKIRKWRTAMEQAGNLAGHVAENRYESTLIDEIIENVHGNLPKILGVNENIVGMDSRLEKLISLLKIESNDVRMVGVYGLGGIGKTTIINALYNRISHQFESVSLLTNVRKESTENSGLLKLQQKLLDDTLRTRGQIVLKNVYEGIKIIRDKLSSKKVLVFLDDVDEPTQLEHLIGKHNWFGLGSRIIITTRKKDLLTRHQVNDMYEVEKLNFHEALQLFCRYAFKKHHLKEGYGDLSHQVVRYADGLPLALKVLGSLLFGKRLPNWKSELRKLERVPNIEIIHVLQISFDGLDYTQRMIFLDIACFFKGCDVKKVSRILDASKFNAESGIHALVDRCFITISKDNTIDMHDLLAQMGKGIVDQECPNEPGERSRLWRHTDIYRVLKRNTGTEKIEGIFLDVDKSEQIQFTCKAFKRMNRLRLLAVSHNRIQLPEDFVFSSDDLTCLSWDGYSLESLPSNFHPNDLALLKLSNSDIKLLWKGDMCLRNLRYIDLSHSQQLIELPNFSNVPNLEELILSGCVSLESLPGDIHKLEHLLTLRCSGCSKLTSFPKIKCNIGKLEVLSLDETAIKELPSSIELLEGLRNLYLDNCKNLEGLPNSICNLRFLVVLSLEGCSKLDRLPEDLERMPCLEFLSLNSLSCQLPSLSGLSLLRELYLDQCNLTPGVIKSDNCLNALKELSLRNCNLNGGVFHCIFHLSSLEVLDLSRCNPEEGGTLSDILVGISQLSNLRALDLSHCKKLSQIPELPSSLRLLDMHSSIGTSLPPMHSLVNCLKSASQDLKHESNSNGVFLADSHYIGHGICIVVPGSSGIPKWIRNQRKGYHIRMELPQNCYENDDFLGFAICFVYAPLDECEDIPENDLAHTSKNESGDEAVNEYDDLLEAESSISTELKCQLSLYEVHGFSFLHVRHLSFRTSCKCYHNGGVSEQMWVIFYPKAALLESCHTNQLMHLDAVFKDSGSHFKVLKCGLQPVYSQDPIVHTEDVDAMLGMSEERGTPKALFKGSDNKPTTH